The Corvus moneduloides isolate bCorMon1 chromosome 18, bCorMon1.pri, whole genome shotgun sequence genome window below encodes:
- the SLC35E4 gene encoding solute carrier family 35 member E4, which yields MCPRSRRGDEAAMSTAGEGAPRPWKPDPGQADGGRPPGPALPLTLSVLAWLGTGTTMAGLNKWIFAAHGFRYPLLLSALHMLSGVAVGYPLGWARAPGPRPRARIYLLSLTFCTSVALGNLGLSYVQLDVAQAVATTTPLVTLVLGVLGGRRPHPLQFWAMGPVCAGAACSIAGGLCFSQPGCGFLLAATVLRALKSIQQSVLLQEDRLDALSLLGLTSLPSFVLLFGAAVALELGPSWQGVLRPDAALWGCVLLSCLGSVLYNLATSCLLSLTSALTLHLLGSLTVVGNLLLSRLLFGTRLGALGYAGVALTLAGMVLYHQPRLLAACWGLRGLRRHPRHE from the exons ATGTGCCCGCGGTCGCGGCGGGGCGATGAAGCCGCGATGAGCACGGCTGGCGAGGGCGCCCCGCGGCCCTGGAAGCCCGACCCGGGGCAGGCGGACGGGGGGCGGCCGCCGGGGCCGGCGCTGCCGCTGACCCTCAGCGTGCTGGCCTGGCTGGGCACGGGCACCACCATGGCCGGCCTCAACAAGTGGATCTTCGCGGCGCACGGGTTCCGCTACCCGCTGCTGCTCTCGGCGCTGCACATGCTGTCCGGCGTGGCCGTGGGCTACCCGCTGGGCTGGGCACGGGCACCgggcccccggccccgcgccaGGATCTACCTGCTCAGCCTCACTTTCTGCACCAGCGTGGCCCTGGGCAACCTGGGCCTGAGCTACGTGCAGCTGGACGTGGCCCAGGCCGTGGCCACCACCACGCCGCTGGTGACGctggtgctgggggtgctggggggccGGCGGCCGCACCCGCTGCAGTTCTGGGCCATGGGGCCGGTGTGTGCCGGGGCCGCCTGCAGCATCGCCGGCGGGCTCTGCTTCTCCCAGCCCGGCTGCGGCTTCCTTCTGGCCGCCACCGTGCTCCGCGCCCTCAAGTCCATCCAGCAGA gTGTGCTGTTGCAGGAGGACCGTCTGGATGCATTGTCCCTGCTCGGCCTGACGTCCCTGCCcagttttgtgctgctgtttggggCGGCCGTGGCGCTGGAGCTGGGCCCCTCGTGGCAGGGCGTCCTTCGCCCCGACGCCGCGCTCTGGGGCTGCGTCCTGCTCAGCTGCCTCGGCTCCGTCCTCTACAACCTGGCCACCTCCTGCCTCCTGTCCCTCACCTCAGCCCTCACGCTGCACCTCCTGGGCAGCCTCACCGTGGTGGGCAACCTGCTGCTGTCGCGGCTGCTGTTTGGCACGCGGCTGGGCGCGCTGGGCTACGCTGGCGTGGCGCTGACGCTGGCCGGGATGGTGCTGTACCACCAGCCCCGGCTCCTGGCTGCCTGCTGGGGCCTGCGGGGGCTGCGGCGGCACCCGCGCCACGAGTAG
- the TCN2 gene encoding transcobalamin-2 isoform X1: MSCLFVSSSFLVGNLEAMGFGGDAEGVGCTEGWVLGVHPHCGPTQLGGAVEPQGRAWGGGLGPLVPPHLHCLSRAGAEPPGGSVGAVRVLSARLLGLAGDPARDPDPAVYLALRLARDHDPRLEQRYLERLQDAFQQPYGRSLQAHGHSRWDAEHSTSAASWPHTGRLALYLLGLRATCPPLSPQRSLVTWLKYYLEEDWTGSRRHGHPLTSYYQYGLGVLALCVHHKRVREEVIRRLLTAQHHGRLGHSGNAVDTEAVVALAFTCLEQRRLVGTGLAAELRAAAHRASRSMAEAQGPDGIIGNIYSTPWALQVFLATGACQTEPAFDRAMAALLENLEAFGTAATMAQVLPVLHGRSYLDIASMHCQEESDTLTPMDIEPPTEVPGSKTVQLVVECPLPWCYELRLYDRPVPVPAAASLLDVLWAAAALEPHDFKFHTQDTPQGPFLTQVLGLEARQEKRNYWQLLTAPNTPLQMGIADYRPQDGETLILRLSEW, translated from the exons ATGTCATGtctctttgtttcttcctcttttttggTGGGAAATCTGGAGGCtatgggatttgggggggacGCGGAGGGTGTGGGGTGCACGGaggggtgggtgctgggggtccATCCCCACTGCGGCCCCACACAGCTTGGGGGGGCTGTGGAGCCGCAGGGCCGTgcttggggggggggtctcGGCCCCCTCGTGCCCCCTCACCTGCACTGCCTCTCCCGGGCCGGGGCAGAGCCCCCGGGGGGCTCGGTGGGCGCCGTGCGGGTGCTGAGTGCgcggctgctggggctggcggGGGACCCCGCGCGGGACCCCGACCCCGCCGTGTACCTGGCCCTGCGCCTGGCCCGTGACCACGACCCGCGGCTGGAGCAGCGCTacctggagaggctgcaggacGCCTTCCAGCAGCCCTACGGCAG GAGCCTGCAGGCCCACGGCCACTCCCGGTGGGACGCTGAGCACAGCAC GAGCGCGGCGTCGTGGCCGCACACGGGGCGGCTGGCGCTGTACCTGCTGGGGCTGCGGGCCACCTGTCCCCCACTCAGTCCCCAGCGCTCGCTGGTGACGTGGCTCAAGTACTACCTGGAGGAGGACTGGACAG GCTCCCGGCGGCACGGCCACCCCCTCACCAGTTACTACCAGTACGGGCTGGGTGTGCTGGCACTGTGTGTGCACCACAAGCGGGTGCGGGAGGAGGTGATCCGGCGGCTCCTCACGGCCCAGCACCACGGAAGGCTTGGGCACAGTGGCAATGCTGTGG ACACGGAGGCCGTGGTGGCACTGGCCTTCacctgcctggagcagaggaggttGGTGGGGACCGGGCTGGCGGCCGAGCTCCGAGCAGCCGCGCACAGGGCCAGCAGGAGCATGGCCGAGGCCCAGGGCCCCGACGGCATCATCGGCAACATCTACAGCACCCCGTGGGCACTGCAG GTGTTCCTGGCCACGGGTGCATGCCAGACGGAGCCGGCGTTCGACCGGGCCATGGCCGCGCTGCTGGAGAACCTGGAAGCCTTCGGCACCGCCGCCACCATGGCCCAGGTGCTGCCGGTGCTGCACGGCCGCTCCTACCTGGACATCGCCTCCATGCATTGCCAGGAGGAGTCGG ACACGCTGACACCCATGGACATCGAGCCCCCGACTGAGGTGCCGGGGAGCAAAACGGTGCAGCTGGTGGTGGAGTGTCCCCTGCCCTGGTGTTACGAGCTCCGGCTCTACGACCGCCCGGTGCCCgtgcccgccgccgcctccctccTGGACGTGCTCTGGGCGGCTGCTGCGCTGGAACCCCACGACTTCAA GTTCCACACCCAGGACACCCCACAGGGCCCCTTCCTGACccaggtgctggggctggaggccCGGCAGGAGAAGCGGAACTACTGGCAGCTCCTGACCGCACCCAACACCCCCCTGCAGATGG GTATCGCCGACTACAGACCCCAAGATGGGGAGACCCTGATCCTGCGCCTCAGCGAGTGGTAG
- the TCN2 gene encoding transcobalamin-2 isoform X2: MWLPLVLLLLLPAVLPAQCCEPPGGSVGAVRVLSARLLGLAGDPARDPDPAVYLALRLARDHDPRLEQRYLERLQDAFQQPYGRSLQAHGHSRWDAEHSTSAASWPHTGRLALYLLGLRATCPPLSPQRSLVTWLKYYLEEDWTGSRRHGHPLTSYYQYGLGVLALCVHHKRVREEVIRRLLTAQHHGRLGHSGNAVDTEAVVALAFTCLEQRRLVGTGLAAELRAAAHRASRSMAEAQGPDGIIGNIYSTPWALQVFLATGACQTEPAFDRAMAALLENLEAFGTAATMAQVLPVLHGRSYLDIASMHCQEESDTLTPMDIEPPTEVPGSKTVQLVVECPLPWCYELRLYDRPVPVPAAASLLDVLWAAAALEPHDFKFHTQDTPQGPFLTQVLGLEARQEKRNYWQLLTAPNTPLQMGIADYRPQDGETLILRLSEW, encoded by the exons ATGTGGCTGCCGCtcgtcctgctgctgctgctgcccgcgGTCCTGCCCGCCCAGTGCTGCG AGCCCCCGGGGGGCTCGGTGGGCGCCGTGCGGGTGCTGAGTGCgcggctgctggggctggcggGGGACCCCGCGCGGGACCCCGACCCCGCCGTGTACCTGGCCCTGCGCCTGGCCCGTGACCACGACCCGCGGCTGGAGCAGCGCTacctggagaggctgcaggacGCCTTCCAGCAGCCCTACGGCAG GAGCCTGCAGGCCCACGGCCACTCCCGGTGGGACGCTGAGCACAGCAC GAGCGCGGCGTCGTGGCCGCACACGGGGCGGCTGGCGCTGTACCTGCTGGGGCTGCGGGCCACCTGTCCCCCACTCAGTCCCCAGCGCTCGCTGGTGACGTGGCTCAAGTACTACCTGGAGGAGGACTGGACAG GCTCCCGGCGGCACGGCCACCCCCTCACCAGTTACTACCAGTACGGGCTGGGTGTGCTGGCACTGTGTGTGCACCACAAGCGGGTGCGGGAGGAGGTGATCCGGCGGCTCCTCACGGCCCAGCACCACGGAAGGCTTGGGCACAGTGGCAATGCTGTGG ACACGGAGGCCGTGGTGGCACTGGCCTTCacctgcctggagcagaggaggttGGTGGGGACCGGGCTGGCGGCCGAGCTCCGAGCAGCCGCGCACAGGGCCAGCAGGAGCATGGCCGAGGCCCAGGGCCCCGACGGCATCATCGGCAACATCTACAGCACCCCGTGGGCACTGCAG GTGTTCCTGGCCACGGGTGCATGCCAGACGGAGCCGGCGTTCGACCGGGCCATGGCCGCGCTGCTGGAGAACCTGGAAGCCTTCGGCACCGCCGCCACCATGGCCCAGGTGCTGCCGGTGCTGCACGGCCGCTCCTACCTGGACATCGCCTCCATGCATTGCCAGGAGGAGTCGG ACACGCTGACACCCATGGACATCGAGCCCCCGACTGAGGTGCCGGGGAGCAAAACGGTGCAGCTGGTGGTGGAGTGTCCCCTGCCCTGGTGTTACGAGCTCCGGCTCTACGACCGCCCGGTGCCCgtgcccgccgccgcctccctccTGGACGTGCTCTGGGCGGCTGCTGCGCTGGAACCCCACGACTTCAA GTTCCACACCCAGGACACCCCACAGGGCCCCTTCCTGACccaggtgctggggctggaggccCGGCAGGAGAAGCGGAACTACTGGCAGCTCCTGACCGCACCCAACACCCCCCTGCAGATGG GTATCGCCGACTACAGACCCCAAGATGGGGAGACCCTGATCCTGCGCCTCAGCGAGTGGTAG
- the PES1 gene encoding pescadillo homolog gives MGGLEKKKYERGAATNYITRNRARKKLQLSLPDFRRLCILKGIYPHEPKHKKKVNKGSTAPRTFYLLKDIKFLLHEPIVNKFREYKVFVRKLRKAYGKSEWGTVERLKDNKPTYKLDHIVKERYPTFIDALRDLDDALSMCFLFSTFPRTGKCHVQTIQLCRRLAVEFQNYVIASRSLRKVFLSIKGIYYQAEVLGQPITWITPYAFAHDHPTDVDYRVMATFTEFYTTLLGFVNFRLYQSLNLLYPPKIDSQAEDELKPAEGKEYAMDSESYLERLSALSASLARAVAPTHEEEVEMDEFPVEGETAEQMDAKKKEQEALEKHKKLFEGLRFFLNREVPREPLAFVIRCFGGQVSWDKSLCIGATYDATDPSITHHIIDRPRVDKQVVGRYYLQPQWVFDSVNAKLCLPVADYFPGVLLPPHLSPFVTEKEGDYVPPEKLKLLALQRGENPEEESEEEEEEEEEEEGDNDKEEEEEEDESEKEEEMKLQKMEEQKTQSTQSNKVLPVKVTAGKVRVEDKQRLEQEQQSEEKRLAIMMMKKREKYLYKKIMFGKKRKIREANKLAEKRKAHDAALKEQKKKSKKALQA, from the exons atGGGCGGGCTGGAGAAGAAGAAG TACGAGCGCGGAGCCGCCACCAACTACATCACCCGGAACCGGGCGCGgaagaagctgcagctgagcctgcCCGACTTCAG GCGTCTCTGCATCCTCAAGGGGATTTACCCCCACGAGCCCAAGCACAAGAAGAAGGTGAACAAGGGCTCCACCGCCCCCAGGACTTTCTACCTGCTCAAGGACATCAAATTCCTGCTCCACGAGCCCATCGTCAACAAATTCCGGGAATATAAG gtGTTTGTCCGGAAGCTCCGGAAGGCCTACGGGAAGAGCGAGTGGGGCACTGTAGAGCGGCTGAAGGACAACAAACCCACCTACAAACTCGACCACATCGTCAAGGAGAG GTACCCCACGTTCATCGACGCCCTGCGGGACCTGGACGATGCCCTGTCCATGTGCTTCCTGTTCTCCACCTTCCCCCGCACGGGCAAGTGCCACGTGCAGACCATCCAGCTGTGCCGGCGCCTGGCCGTGGAGTTCCAGAACTACGTCATCGCCTCCCGCTCCCTGCGCAAG GTGTTCCTCTCCATCAAGGGCATCTACTACcaggcagaggtgctggggCAGCCGATCACCTGGATCACTCCCTACGCCTTTGCCCACGAC caccccacAGACGTGGATTACCGGGTCATGGCCACCTTCACCGAGTTCTACACCACCCTCCTGGGCTTCGTCAACTTCCGCCTCTACCAATCCCTGAACCTGCTGTACCCCCCCAAG aTAGACAGCCAGGCCGAGGATGAGCTGAAGCCTGCAGAGGGCAAGGAGTACGCCATGGATTCAGAGAGCTACCTGGAG AGACTCTCGGCTCTGAGCGCCAGCCTGGCCCGGGCGGTGGCTCCAACCCAcgaggaggaggtggagatgGATGAATTCCCAGTGGAGGGG GAGACAGCGGAGCAGATGGATGCCAagaagaaggagcaggaggctcTGGAGAAGCACAAGAAGCTCTTCGAGGGGCTGCGCTTCTTCCTCAACAGGGAGGTGCCCCGGGAGCCGCTGGCCTTCGTCATCCG CTGCTTCGGTGGCCAGGTGTCCTGGGACAAGTCCCTGTGCATCGGTGCCACCTACGACGCCACGGACCCGTCCATCACGCACCACATCATCGACCGGCCCCGTGTGGACAAGCAGGTGGTTGGCAG GTACTACCTGCAGCCCCAGTGGGTTTTTGACTCGGTGAATGCCAAGCTGTGCCTGCCCGTGGCCGATTATTttcctggggtgctgctgccccCGCACCTCTCCCCCTTCGTGACGGAGAAGGAGGGCGACTACGTCCCTCCTGAGAAGCTgaagctgctggccctgcagaggGGAGAGAATCCAG AGGAAGAGagtgaagaggaggaggaggaagaggaggaagaagaaggtgACAATgacaaagaggaggaggaagaggaagatgagtctgaaaaagaagaggagatgAAGTTACAGAAGATGGAAGAGCAGAAGACTCAGAGCACTCAGAGCAACAAG GTGCTTCCCGTGAAGGTGACGGCGGGGAAGGTGCGGGTGGAGGACAAGCAGCGCCTGgagcaagagcagcagagcGAGGAGAAGCGCTTGGCCATCATGATGatgaagaagagggagaaataccTCTACAAGAAGATCATGTTTGGGAAGAAGCGCAAAATCCGCGAG GCCAACAAACTGGCTGAGAAGAGGAAAGCTCACGATGCGGCCCTCAAGGAGCAGAAGAAGAAGAGCAAGAAGGCGCTACAAGCATGA
- the GAL3ST1 gene encoding galactosylceramide sulfotransferase isoform X2, which produces MKWSRWCVARVPQRSGHRDGVRERAPQAQVTRMLWHGKPWRSMCKGLVLGTLLTSFMLLLYSYAVPPLQVSVTEIPIPFSCSSRLSPVQAPSPSNSTGSTSGWSCRPKLNVMFMKTHKTASSTILNILFRFGEKHRLKFAFPNGRNDFYYPSFFERSQVQHYRPGVCFNIICNHMRFHYEEVRKLLPPDATFVTVLRDPAYLFESSFHYFGPVIPLTWKISGEDKLDEFLRDPQHYYDPNGFNAHYLQNLLFFDFGYDSSMDANSPLVEEHIQEIDRRFHLVMLLEYFDESLVLLKDLLCWQLEDVLYFKLNARKGSTVSRLTPELYEQATAWNLIDAKLYRYFNATFWRKVEAYGRERMARDVAELQRENEKMTSICIDGGHAVDASAIQESSMQPWQPLGEKTILGYNLKKKISKKHQKLCRKMLTPEIQYLTDLGANLWITKLWSYVRDFLKW; this is translated from the exons ATGAAGTGGAGCCGATGGTGCGTGGCCAGAGTGCCCCAGCGATCAGGTCACAGGGACGGGGTGCGGGAGCGAGCTCCCCAAGCCCAG GTGACCAGGATGCTGTGGCATGGGAAGCCCTGGAGGTCCATGTGCAAGGGGCTGGTCCTGGGGACCCTCCTGACCAGTTTCATGTTGCTGCTCTACTCCTACGCCGTCCCCCCGCTGCAAGTCAGCGTCACTGA GATCCCCatccccttctcctgctcctcccgcCTGTCCCCCGTCCAGGCTCCATCCCCGTCCAACAGCACGGGCAGCACCTCAGGGTGGAGCTGCCGGCCCAAGCTCAACGTCATGTTCATGAAGACCCACAAGACCGCCAGCAGCACCATCCTCAACATCCTCTTCCGCTTCGGGGAGAAGCACCGCCTGAAATTCGCCTTCCCCAACGGCCGCAACGACTTCTACTACCCGTCCTTCTTCGAGCGCAGCCAGGTGCAGCACTACCGGCCCGGGGTGTGCTTCAACATCATCTGCAACCACATGCGCTTCCACTACGAGGAGGTGCGCAAGCTCCTGCCGCCCGATGCCACCTTTGTGACGGTGCTGCGGGACCCCGCGTACCTCTTCGAGTCCTCCTTCCACTACTTCGGGCCCGTCATCCCCCTCACCTGGAAGATCTCGGGAGAGGATAAGCTGGACGAGTTCCTCCGGGACCCCCAGCACTACTATGACCCCAATGGGTTCAATGCTCACTACCTCCAAAACCTTCTGTTCTTTGACTTCGGCTACGACAGCAGCATGGACGCCAACAGCCCGCTGGTGGAGGAGCACATCCAGGAGATCGACCGCCGCTTCCACCTCGTCATGTTGCTCGAGTACTTCGACGAGTCGCTGGTGCTGCTCAAGgacctgctgtgctggcagctggaggaCGTCCTCTACTTCAAGCTCAACGCCCGCAAAGGCTCCACTGTGTCCCGGTTGACCCCTGAGCTGTACGAGCAGGCAACCGCCTGGAACCTCATCGACGCCAAGCTCTACCGCTACTTCAATGCCACCTTCTGGCGCAAGGTGGAGGCCTACGGGAGGGAGAGGATGGCCAGGGatgtggctgagctgcagcGAGAGAATGAGAAGATGACCAGCATCTGCATTGATGGGGGCCATGCCGTGGATGCCAGTGCCATCCAGGAGTCCTCcatgcagccctggcagcccctgggggaGAAGACCATCCTGGGGTACAACTTGAAGAAGAAGATCAGCAAGAAGCACCAGAAGCTGTGCCGCAAGATGCTGACGCCCGAAATCCAGTACCTGACTGACCTGGGGGCCAACCTCTGGATCACCAAGCTGTGGAGCTACGTGCGGGACTTCCTCAAATGGTAG
- the GAL3ST1 gene encoding galactosylceramide sulfotransferase isoform X1: MSPLFPARAEWLLCAPAVGGEPGGSRWPQAPRAGPGEPGSARPQPCVPPPAAPTPVPFPLPRPATQACYPGDAINTAVQWGGFGKAGICGELPGKSLFHVGAASAPPPRAARSPGTPASAGEQRHGPAPAAQAEEKVTRMLWHGKPWRSMCKGLVLGTLLTSFMLLLYSYAVPPLQVSVTEIPIPFSCSSRLSPVQAPSPSNSTGSTSGWSCRPKLNVMFMKTHKTASSTILNILFRFGEKHRLKFAFPNGRNDFYYPSFFERSQVQHYRPGVCFNIICNHMRFHYEEVRKLLPPDATFVTVLRDPAYLFESSFHYFGPVIPLTWKISGEDKLDEFLRDPQHYYDPNGFNAHYLQNLLFFDFGYDSSMDANSPLVEEHIQEIDRRFHLVMLLEYFDESLVLLKDLLCWQLEDVLYFKLNARKGSTVSRLTPELYEQATAWNLIDAKLYRYFNATFWRKVEAYGRERMARDVAELQRENEKMTSICIDGGHAVDASAIQESSMQPWQPLGEKTILGYNLKKKISKKHQKLCRKMLTPEIQYLTDLGANLWITKLWSYVRDFLKW; this comes from the exons ATGTCCCCGTTGTTCCCGGCGCGGGCTGAATGGCTCCTCTGTGCCCCGGCAGTAGGTGGGGAGCCCGGTGGCTCGCGGTGGCCGCAGGCACCCAGGGCCGGCCCCGGGGAGCCGGGCAGTGCCCGGCCGCAGCCCTGCGTCCCCCCGCCAGCCGCTCCCACTCCTGTCCCGTTCCCCCTTCCCAGGCCGGCGACCCAGGCTTGCTATCCCGGTGATGCCATAAACACCGCGGTGCAGTGGGGAGGCTTTGGAAAAGCCGGCATTTGCGGGGAGTTGCCCGGGAAGAGCTTATTCCATGTCGGAGCAGCATCGGCACCCCCGCCCCGTGCCGCCCGCTCCCCCGGCACCCCGGCCAGCGCAGGAGAGCAGAGGCACGGCCCAGCGCCAGCGGCGCAGGCAGAGGAAAAG GTGACCAGGATGCTGTGGCATGGGAAGCCCTGGAGGTCCATGTGCAAGGGGCTGGTCCTGGGGACCCTCCTGACCAGTTTCATGTTGCTGCTCTACTCCTACGCCGTCCCCCCGCTGCAAGTCAGCGTCACTGA GATCCCCatccccttctcctgctcctcccgcCTGTCCCCCGTCCAGGCTCCATCCCCGTCCAACAGCACGGGCAGCACCTCAGGGTGGAGCTGCCGGCCCAAGCTCAACGTCATGTTCATGAAGACCCACAAGACCGCCAGCAGCACCATCCTCAACATCCTCTTCCGCTTCGGGGAGAAGCACCGCCTGAAATTCGCCTTCCCCAACGGCCGCAACGACTTCTACTACCCGTCCTTCTTCGAGCGCAGCCAGGTGCAGCACTACCGGCCCGGGGTGTGCTTCAACATCATCTGCAACCACATGCGCTTCCACTACGAGGAGGTGCGCAAGCTCCTGCCGCCCGATGCCACCTTTGTGACGGTGCTGCGGGACCCCGCGTACCTCTTCGAGTCCTCCTTCCACTACTTCGGGCCCGTCATCCCCCTCACCTGGAAGATCTCGGGAGAGGATAAGCTGGACGAGTTCCTCCGGGACCCCCAGCACTACTATGACCCCAATGGGTTCAATGCTCACTACCTCCAAAACCTTCTGTTCTTTGACTTCGGCTACGACAGCAGCATGGACGCCAACAGCCCGCTGGTGGAGGAGCACATCCAGGAGATCGACCGCCGCTTCCACCTCGTCATGTTGCTCGAGTACTTCGACGAGTCGCTGGTGCTGCTCAAGgacctgctgtgctggcagctggaggaCGTCCTCTACTTCAAGCTCAACGCCCGCAAAGGCTCCACTGTGTCCCGGTTGACCCCTGAGCTGTACGAGCAGGCAACCGCCTGGAACCTCATCGACGCCAAGCTCTACCGCTACTTCAATGCCACCTTCTGGCGCAAGGTGGAGGCCTACGGGAGGGAGAGGATGGCCAGGGatgtggctgagctgcagcGAGAGAATGAGAAGATGACCAGCATCTGCATTGATGGGGGCCATGCCGTGGATGCCAGTGCCATCCAGGAGTCCTCcatgcagccctggcagcccctgggggaGAAGACCATCCTGGGGTACAACTTGAAGAAGAAGATCAGCAAGAAGCACCAGAAGCTGTGCCGCAAGATGCTGACGCCCGAAATCCAGTACCTGACTGACCTGGGGGCCAACCTCTGGATCACCAAGCTGTGGAGCTACGTGCGGGACTTCCTCAAATGGTAG
- the GAL3ST1 gene encoding galactosylceramide sulfotransferase isoform X3 has translation MLWHGKPWRSMCKGLVLGTLLTSFMLLLYSYAVPPLQVSVTEIPIPFSCSSRLSPVQAPSPSNSTGSTSGWSCRPKLNVMFMKTHKTASSTILNILFRFGEKHRLKFAFPNGRNDFYYPSFFERSQVQHYRPGVCFNIICNHMRFHYEEVRKLLPPDATFVTVLRDPAYLFESSFHYFGPVIPLTWKISGEDKLDEFLRDPQHYYDPNGFNAHYLQNLLFFDFGYDSSMDANSPLVEEHIQEIDRRFHLVMLLEYFDESLVLLKDLLCWQLEDVLYFKLNARKGSTVSRLTPELYEQATAWNLIDAKLYRYFNATFWRKVEAYGRERMARDVAELQRENEKMTSICIDGGHAVDASAIQESSMQPWQPLGEKTILGYNLKKKISKKHQKLCRKMLTPEIQYLTDLGANLWITKLWSYVRDFLKW, from the exons ATGCTGTGGCATGGGAAGCCCTGGAGGTCCATGTGCAAGGGGCTGGTCCTGGGGACCCTCCTGACCAGTTTCATGTTGCTGCTCTACTCCTACGCCGTCCCCCCGCTGCAAGTCAGCGTCACTGA GATCCCCatccccttctcctgctcctcccgcCTGTCCCCCGTCCAGGCTCCATCCCCGTCCAACAGCACGGGCAGCACCTCAGGGTGGAGCTGCCGGCCCAAGCTCAACGTCATGTTCATGAAGACCCACAAGACCGCCAGCAGCACCATCCTCAACATCCTCTTCCGCTTCGGGGAGAAGCACCGCCTGAAATTCGCCTTCCCCAACGGCCGCAACGACTTCTACTACCCGTCCTTCTTCGAGCGCAGCCAGGTGCAGCACTACCGGCCCGGGGTGTGCTTCAACATCATCTGCAACCACATGCGCTTCCACTACGAGGAGGTGCGCAAGCTCCTGCCGCCCGATGCCACCTTTGTGACGGTGCTGCGGGACCCCGCGTACCTCTTCGAGTCCTCCTTCCACTACTTCGGGCCCGTCATCCCCCTCACCTGGAAGATCTCGGGAGAGGATAAGCTGGACGAGTTCCTCCGGGACCCCCAGCACTACTATGACCCCAATGGGTTCAATGCTCACTACCTCCAAAACCTTCTGTTCTTTGACTTCGGCTACGACAGCAGCATGGACGCCAACAGCCCGCTGGTGGAGGAGCACATCCAGGAGATCGACCGCCGCTTCCACCTCGTCATGTTGCTCGAGTACTTCGACGAGTCGCTGGTGCTGCTCAAGgacctgctgtgctggcagctggaggaCGTCCTCTACTTCAAGCTCAACGCCCGCAAAGGCTCCACTGTGTCCCGGTTGACCCCTGAGCTGTACGAGCAGGCAACCGCCTGGAACCTCATCGACGCCAAGCTCTACCGCTACTTCAATGCCACCTTCTGGCGCAAGGTGGAGGCCTACGGGAGGGAGAGGATGGCCAGGGatgtggctgagctgcagcGAGAGAATGAGAAGATGACCAGCATCTGCATTGATGGGGGCCATGCCGTGGATGCCAGTGCCATCCAGGAGTCCTCcatgcagccctggcagcccctgggggaGAAGACCATCCTGGGGTACAACTTGAAGAAGAAGATCAGCAAGAAGCACCAGAAGCTGTGCCGCAAGATGCTGACGCCCGAAATCCAGTACCTGACTGACCTGGGGGCCAACCTCTGGATCACCAAGCTGTGGAGCTACGTGCGGGACTTCCTCAAATGGTAG